CGACCGATCAGCCCCACGCGCAGCACGCCGTCGTCGCTCGGCGCGCGACGCTCGCGTGGCGACGATGCCGGCGCGCTCGAGTCGTGTGTCATCAGTGGATGTCGAACCAGGTTGCGCCGGTGCCGACCGTGACGGTGAGCGGCACGCGCAGCGGGAAGCATCCCTCCATCGCGCGCCGCACCAGCTCGGCGGTGGTCGCGGCGGCCGCGGCCGGGCATTCGAATACCAGTTCGTCGTGGACCTGCAGCAACAGCTTCTCCCCCTTGCCGCGGCGCGCCAGCGTGTCGTGGACGCGGATCATGGCGAGCTTGACCAGGTCGGCGGCTGAACCCTGGATCGGGGCATTGATGGCGGCGCGTTCCGCATTCGAGCGATCGAGTCCGTTCGAGCTGCGCAACGAAGGGAGATAGCGGCGGCGGCCGAGCAGCGTCTGCACGTAGCCGCTTTCGCGCGCATCCGCCACGACTCGATTCAGGTAGGTACGCACTCCGGCATACACGCGAAAGTACCCGTCGATGAACTCCTTCGCCTCCTCGAGCGGAATGCCCATCTGCTGCGCGAGGCTTCGCGCACCCATGCCGTACATCACGCCGAAGTTGACGATCTTGGCGCGTGCGCGCAGCGAGGGATCCACGGCTCCCTCGACCTTGAAGATGCGCCGCGCGGTGCTGGCATGGATGTCCTCGCCGCTCTCGAAGGCTTCGATGAGCTGCGGATCCCCGGACAGATGCGCCATCACGCGCAGCTCGATCTGCGAATAGTCGGCGCCGATCAGCACACAGCCCGGCGCCGCAACGAACGCGCGTCGGATCGCGCGACCCTGCGGCGTGCGCATCGGGATGTTCTGCAGATTCGGGTCGTACGACGACAGACGCCCGGTCGCGGCACCGGTCTGCTCGAAGGAGGTGTGCACGCGGCCGTCGCGCGGATCCACGGCGGCCGGCAACGCATCGAGATAGGTCGACTTGAGCTTGGCGAGCGCCCGCCACTCGAGCAGCCGCCTCGGAAATTCGTGCTCGGCGGCCAGCCCTTCGAGCACCTCGCTGTCGGTCGAGAACCCGGTCTTGGTGCGGCGGCCGGGCGGCAGCTTCAACACCTCGAACAACAGATGCGCGAGCTGCGGCCCGCTGTTCAGATTCACCGCCTCGCCGGCCAGCTGATGCAGTCGCTGTTCGAGCGCGGCCAGTTCCGCCGCACTGCTCGCCGACATGACCTCCAGCACCGGGACGTCGAGCGCGATGCCTTCGCGTTCCATCGCGACCAGCACGTCGATCAGCGGGTGCTCGAGGTCGCGGCACAGTCCCCACTGATCGCGTGCGTCGAGCTGAGCGCGCAACGCCTCGGCGAGCGGGAACAGCGCGGCGGCCGCGCGACACGCCGCCTGCGCCATGTCCTCGACGCTGGCGCTCGCGAGCGGCGCGCGACCGCGTCCTCGCACCATCGGCGGCTCGAGCGGTGTCAGTTCGACTGCGAGCACGTCGCGCGCGAGTGCGGCGAGCGAGTGATCGCGCGACGGGTCGCACAGGAACGAGGCGATGTGAAGGTCCATGCCCCGCCCGGTCGCGACCAGTCCGAAGCGCTCGAGCAGATGTCGTTCGCGCTTCAAGTCGTGCCCGACTTTCTCGACCGTGGGATCGGCGAGCGCCGGTGCGAGCCATTCGACCACACGTTTCGGATCGAAGTTGGCGCCGCCCACGTGCGCGAGCGGCAGGTAGCAGGAAGTGCCATCGCGCGCCGCGAGCGCGAGACCCACCAGCGTCCCCCCTCGTCCGCTCGAGGACTCGGACAGCGGCAGGAGTGCAAGGCCGTGAACCGCGCGCGCGCGCACCGCGTGGAGCTGTTGCTCCAGCGCCTCGAGCGAGGGCGCGCGCGAATCTCCGACTTCGAGCGGCGTGGCGTGCCACAGGTCGAGCGAGGCCTGCGCCGGCTCGCGCAAGGCTCGCGGCAGTGGAGCCGCCGGGGGCGCAATGGTGGGCGTTCCGAACAGATCGGGCTCGAGCAGGACAGCGGCAGTCGTGCCACGCGGCGGCTCGGCTGCGGCCGGGCGCTTCGGAGCCAGCTTCACTCCGGTTCCCTCCTGCTCCGCGGCACTGCCGCGGCGAGCCGGATCACGTCCGGTCACCGGCGCACCTGCGCTGGCCGCATCGACTCCTTGCTGCGCGGCGATCTGCTCGAGGCGTCGGATCTCCCAGCGGCCGGCGAACGCGGCGAGATCGTCGCCGCGGATCGGCGCCACCTTCAGGTCCTCGATCCCGACGCCGAGTTCGAGATCGGACCGCAGCGTCGCGAGCTCGCGGGACAGGAACGCGGCTTCGCGGCTGTCCTCGAGCTTCTTCTTGAGCGCCGGCTTTCTGACCTCGCCGAGCCGCGCGTAGAGTTCGTCGAGTGAGTGGAACTGCGTGAGCAGTTCGACCGCGGTCTTTTCGCCGACGCCCTTCACGCCCGGAATGTTGTCGCTCGAGTCCCCCATCAGCGCGAGCACGTCACGGATGTGCTCGGGCCCCACGCCCCACTTCGCTCGCACCGCGGCGGGGTCCATGCGAGCGTAGTCCTCACCCTTGCCCTGCGGCGCGAGCACCGTGACGCGATCGGTGACGACCTGGAGCATGTCCTTGTCGCCGGTGACCAGGATCACTTCGTGACCGGCCGCCGCGGCGAGCTGCGCGAGCGTCGCCATCACGTCGTCGGCTTCCATGCCGGCCTTTTCGATCACCGGGAGGCCCAGGTGACGGGACAGGTCCTCGATCGCGCCGAGCTGCGCTGCGAGATCCTCCGGCATCGGGGGACGCGTGGCTTTGTAGTCGCCATACAGCTCGTGGCGGAACGTCGGCCCGGGGCCGTCCCAGGCGAGCGCCCAGAACTCGGGCGCGTGCTCGCGGCGAAATTTCAGCGCGATGTTCGCGAACCCGAAAATTGCGGAGGTGTTCTCCCCCTTCGAGTTCATGAGCGGGCGGCCGATGAACGCGAAGTGCGCGCGATACGCGAGGCCGAGGGCATCGAACACGATCAGGCGGCTCATGCGCGACTCACCGGTGTCTCAAGACCAGCAGGCGATTCTGCGCGATGTGATCGGCGATGCCGGTGGCGAGCAGTGTCCGATCGAAGAGCAGCAGCAGCGCAGGCACCCGATTCAACGATCGGAACGGGCCTAATTCACGATTGAGCAATCCGTGCGTCGGATGCAGGGCCTCACGCGCGAGTCCGTGCGGCACGAGCACCGAGAGGTACCGCGAAAGCGGACGCATCTTGTTGTGCGCGGCTTCGGGACGCTGGCCCTCGCGCTGAGGGAAGTTGTCTGTCAGCAGCATCAAACCACCGGGATTCAGCGCCTCGGCGAGATGGCCCAGCGCCACCTCCCAGCGACGATCGTCGGTGACGTGATACAGCACGTCGAACGCGTTGATGAGGTCGAAGCGACCCTCGATTCGAACCTCGCTCACGTCACCCAGCACGAACCTGGCAGCTGGAAATCGCGCGCGCATTCGATCGATCGAAATCGGGGCGATGTCGATGCCGGTGACGTGCGCGCCGCGTCGTGAATAGTACTCGGTGAAGAATCCGGAGCCGCATCCGACGTCGAGAACCGTACGATCGCGCGGATCGAATCGCGCCGCGAGCAGGGCGCGGTCGAGCACCGTGCGGCGCAGCGAGTAGCAGGCGCGGTTGTAGGCCTCCGAGAGTCCGGTTTCGCCCGTGCCGCGCAGGTCGAAATGCCCGGACAGGCGCCGCTCCCAGAATTCGCGCGGCCGATATTCGTCCCGAGTGCCGGGTTCATGCGGAGTCATGCGCGCACCCTACCGCGTCCCGGACGTCGCACGAAAGCGGCGTGCTCAGCGGCGATAAAGTCGATGCTTCTCGATGTAGCGCGACACCGCATCCGGCACCAGGTAGCGTATCGAGCGCTGCGCTCGTACCCGCGCCCGCAGCTCGCTCGCGGCGACCCCGATCAGCGGATTTCCGATCCACGCGACGCGAGCACTGCGGCGTGCCCATTCACTCGCGGGCGCGAGCCCCGCCCCCGATCGTCCGGCGATCGCGAGCCGCGCCATCGCCAGGATTGCCTCAGGCTCCCGCCAGTCGCGAAATCCGTCGAGGCTGTCGGCGCCGAGCAGCAGGTAGACGTGCGCGGCGCGCGCCCCCGTGAGTCGTCGCAGCGTCTCGACCGTGTACGAGGGCTCCGTGGAACGAAGTTCGAGCGGCGAGACGCGAAACGCCGGGTTGCCGCGCACCGCCAGCCGCGTCATCGCCAGGCGGTGCACGGCCGCTGTCACCGCGCGCCGCGACTTGTGCGGGGGCCGACCCGCCGGCATGAACACCACGTGGTCGAGCTCCAACGCAACGCGCGCCCACTCGGCGATCGCGAGGTGGCCGACGTGCGGCGGATCGAAAGTTCCGCCGAACAGCGCCCAGCGCGCGGCGCCCGCCACTCTGCGCGCAGGACGTCGGACCGACTCGCGCACCGTCATCGACGCCTCGTCAGTGCTTCTTCTGGAGTCGCTGACGTTGGGTGGCTGCGCGCTGCGCCACAGGGCGACCCGGGAAGCGCTGCTCCAGCTCCAACAACTTCGCGATCGCCTCGGGATGGCGACCCTCGCCGGCGAAACACATCGCGATGCCGACCTCCGCGTCGGCGGACGGTATCGTCTCGCCGAACTCCTGCACCGCGCGTTCGTAGGTTGCGATCGCAGGCTTCCACAGCTTGAGCCGCCGGTACAGATCCCCCGCGTCGACCAGCTTGCGCGCGAGCTTGCCTCGCCCGTCGAGGATGCGGCGGTCGGCCTCGGTGTTCAGCCAGTGCCCCGGATAGCCGCGTCGATAGCTCTCC
The sequence above is a segment of the Candidatus Eisenbacteria bacterium genome. Coding sequences within it:
- the polA gene encoding DNA polymerase I; the encoded protein is MSRLIVFDALGLAYRAHFAFIGRPLMNSKGENTSAIFGFANIALKFRREHAPEFWALAWDGPGPTFRHELYGDYKATRPPMPEDLAAQLGAIEDLSRHLGLPVIEKAGMEADDVMATLAQLAAAAGHEVILVTGDKDMLQVVTDRVTVLAPQGKGEDYARMDPAAVRAKWGVGPEHIRDVLALMGDSSDNIPGVKGVGEKTAVELLTQFHSLDELYARLGEVRKPALKKKLEDSREAAFLSRELATLRSDLELGVGIEDLKVAPIRGDDLAAFAGRWEIRRLEQIAAQQGVDAASAGAPVTGRDPARRGSAAEQEGTGVKLAPKRPAAAEPPRGTTAAVLLEPDLFGTPTIAPPAAPLPRALREPAQASLDLWHATPLEVGDSRAPSLEALEQQLHAVRARAVHGLALLPLSESSSGRGGTLVGLALAARDGTSCYLPLAHVGGANFDPKRVVEWLAPALADPTVEKVGHDLKRERHLLERFGLVATGRGMDLHIASFLCDPSRDHSLAALARDVLAVELTPLEPPMVRGRGRAPLASASVEDMAQAACRAAAALFPLAEALRAQLDARDQWGLCRDLEHPLIDVLVAMEREGIALDVPVLEVMSASSAAELAALEQRLHQLAGEAVNLNSGPQLAHLLFEVLKLPPGRRTKTGFSTDSEVLEGLAAEHEFPRRLLEWRALAKLKSTYLDALPAAVDPRDGRVHTSFEQTGAATGRLSSYDPNLQNIPMRTPQGRAIRRAFVAAPGCVLIGADYSQIELRVMAHLSGDPQLIEAFESGEDIHASTARRIFKVEGAVDPSLRARAKIVNFGVMYGMGARSLAQQMGIPLEEAKEFIDGYFRVYAGVRTYLNRVVADARESGYVQTLLGRRRYLPSLRSSNGLDRSNAERAAINAPIQGSAADLVKLAMIRVHDTLARRGKGEKLLLQVHDELVFECPAAAAATTAELVRRAMEGCFPLRVPLTVTVGTGATWFDIH
- a CDS encoding class I SAM-dependent methyltransferase, with amino-acid sequence MTPHEPGTRDEYRPREFWERRLSGHFDLRGTGETGLSEAYNRACYSLRRTVLDRALLAARFDPRDRTVLDVGCGSGFFTEYYSRRGAHVTGIDIAPISIDRMRARFPAARFVLGDVSEVRIEGRFDLINAFDVLYHVTDDRRWEVALGHLAEALNPGGLMLLTDNFPQREGQRPEAAHNKMRPLSRYLSVLVPHGLAREALHPTHGLLNRELGPFRSLNRVPALLLLFDRTLLATGIADHIAQNRLLVLRHR
- the nadD gene encoding nicotinate (nicotinamide) nucleotide adenylyltransferase: MTVRESVRRPARRVAGAARWALFGGTFDPPHVGHLAIAEWARVALELDHVVFMPAGRPPHKSRRAVTAAVHRLAMTRLAVRGNPAFRVSPLELRSTEPSYTVETLRRLTGARAAHVYLLLGADSLDGFRDWREPEAILAMARLAIAGRSGAGLAPASEWARRSARVAWIGNPLIGVAASELRARVRAQRSIRYLVPDAVSRYIEKHRLYRR